From a region of the Aeoliella mucimassa genome:
- a CDS encoding DUF1559 family PulG-like putative transporter, giving the protein MMYKRTILTGVLILLTAVAQAESDQQARVAGAIGQLAGDDTLAVAVVEIDGRWVSGVQKEVASRVGPEANQLVNSPAYAMGLGFVESFRSAGAKELVIVLGTSDLHPTAGPIAAITTGSPKEAEAVLGLTKSLLPMLGREAQELTLHQLDSLVLVGQAASIESYAVRTDGNAELGKRVADLLGDGDADTAPVAGLVIDPGKDPRRVIRELWPRMPKPFDKVTGELLADQLQSIQVRATCPPDWNVQLRLDTHSEAAAEVCEQALVDGLSLALEQAAGEQVPAELKTLVAHAAKILAPQRDGTAITVTVNSSDEQVAKLMSEVLMPAVESAQASAKRSQQMNQFKQMSLGMLNFESANNYLPAAGALTDRDGKPLLSWRVAILPYLSDGESMGLYNRFHLDEPWDSPHNLQLVKQMPDVYSDQLHPQLAAEGLTTFQVPVQANSIFPPKPEGELVEREYNSQKCYFAPGTTFRQVLDGTSNTLLVVQMPPEQAVPWTKPADWEVDLAKVVEQFRGNPDRGQVVAAFCDGHVEILPTDDPLLPKNLPILVQMSDGKVIER; this is encoded by the coding sequence ATGATGTACAAGCGAACGATACTCACTGGCGTGCTGATTCTGCTCACCGCGGTCGCTCAGGCCGAGTCCGACCAGCAGGCTCGTGTCGCAGGAGCCATCGGCCAACTGGCCGGCGACGACACCCTGGCGGTAGCCGTGGTCGAGATCGATGGCCGCTGGGTTTCCGGCGTGCAAAAGGAAGTCGCTTCCCGCGTCGGTCCCGAAGCGAATCAGCTGGTCAATTCGCCGGCCTATGCGATGGGGCTGGGCTTTGTCGAGAGCTTTCGCTCGGCGGGGGCCAAGGAACTAGTAATCGTGCTCGGCACGAGCGACCTGCATCCAACCGCCGGACCGATCGCTGCGATCACCACTGGCTCGCCGAAAGAAGCCGAAGCGGTGTTGGGACTCACCAAGAGCCTGCTCCCGATGTTGGGGCGTGAGGCACAAGAGCTAACGCTCCACCAGCTCGACTCACTCGTGCTCGTCGGCCAAGCCGCGTCGATCGAAAGCTACGCGGTTCGTACCGATGGTAACGCGGAGCTCGGCAAGCGGGTCGCCGACCTGTTGGGCGATGGCGATGCGGACACAGCCCCAGTCGCTGGGCTGGTGATCGATCCCGGCAAAGACCCCCGACGGGTGATTCGCGAACTCTGGCCGCGGATGCCGAAGCCGTTCGACAAAGTCACCGGCGAGCTGCTCGCTGACCAGCTGCAGAGCATCCAAGTGCGGGCCACCTGTCCGCCCGATTGGAATGTGCAACTGAGGCTCGATACCCACAGCGAGGCCGCCGCTGAGGTATGCGAACAAGCACTGGTCGATGGCTTGAGCCTGGCGCTCGAACAGGCTGCTGGCGAGCAGGTGCCGGCCGAATTGAAAACGCTGGTCGCGCACGCGGCGAAGATTCTCGCTCCCCAGCGCGATGGTACTGCGATCACCGTCACGGTGAACTCCAGCGACGAGCAAGTTGCCAAGTTAATGAGCGAAGTGCTGATGCCAGCGGTCGAGTCGGCCCAGGCGAGCGCCAAGCGATCGCAGCAGATGAATCAATTCAAGCAAATGTCGCTGGGGATGCTCAACTTCGAGTCGGCCAACAACTACTTGCCCGCTGCAGGTGCCCTTACCGACAGGGATGGCAAGCCGCTCCTGTCGTGGCGCGTGGCCATACTGCCTTACTTGAGCGATGGAGAATCGATGGGCTTGTACAACAGGTTCCACCTGGACGAACCTTGGGATAGCCCGCACAACTTGCAGCTCGTGAAGCAAATGCCGGATGTTTACTCCGACCAGCTCCACCCGCAGCTTGCTGCCGAGGGGCTCACCACGTTCCAGGTGCCGGTGCAAGCGAACAGCATCTTCCCTCCCAAGCCAGAAGGGGAGCTGGTGGAGCGAGAGTACAACAGTCAGAAGTGTTACTTCGCTCCCGGTACGACCTTCCGCCAAGTCCTCGACGGCACCAGCAACACGCTACTCGTCGTGCAGATGCCACCAGAGCAGGCGGTGCCTTGGACTAAGCCGGCCGATTGGGAAGTCGACCTGGCCAAGGTGGTCGAGCAGTTCCGGGGTAACCCCGATCGCGGGCAAGTGGTCGCTGCGTTCTGCGACGGGCATGTCGAGATCCTCCCGACCGATGATCCGCTGCTGCCGAAGAACCTGCCGATTTTGGTGCAGATGAGCGACGGCAAAGTCATCGAGCGGTAA
- a CDS encoding aminotransferase class I/II-fold pyridoxal phosphate-dependent enzyme, with product MSHIQVAQRVTRLPPYLFGRINKMIYDKRTAGDDVIELGMGNPSDPPQEMVIDKLAEAARDPRNHRYSKSNGIANLRREVGAKYFKKYGVRLDPTDEVIVCLGSKEGFSHMCLAMMGPGDTAIVPSPYFPVHVYGVALASGNVITLPVANSDKFLSDIAYTCETLYPRPKLLILCYPHNPSSVVVEQGFYDEVVKLAKKYGLMVISDFAYADVAFDGYHPPSFLASKGAIDVGVEFTTMSKGYNMAGWRIGFCCGNREMIQALATIKGYYDYGMFQAIQIAAIVALRHTDAAVEEQSVIYQGRRDTLCDGLARMGWEPNVPKAGMFVWQPIPEPWRSRMSTMDFAMMLLEKGNVAVSPGSGFGPAGEGFLRMSLVENENRLKQAVRHIKQCLKEAEDEWTAKGEVTTEAGKP from the coding sequence ATGTCGCATATTCAAGTTGCCCAACGTGTTACTCGTTTGCCGCCCTATCTGTTTGGCCGGATCAATAAAATGATCTACGACAAGCGCACGGCCGGCGACGATGTCATCGAGCTCGGCATGGGGAATCCCAGCGACCCGCCGCAAGAGATGGTGATCGACAAGCTCGCCGAGGCGGCCCGCGATCCCCGTAACCATCGCTACAGTAAGTCGAATGGCATTGCGAACTTACGCCGCGAGGTGGGGGCCAAGTACTTTAAAAAGTACGGCGTCCGGCTCGATCCCACCGACGAGGTGATCGTCTGCCTGGGCTCGAAAGAGGGCTTCAGCCACATGTGCCTGGCGATGATGGGCCCTGGCGACACGGCGATTGTCCCGTCGCCGTACTTCCCGGTGCACGTATACGGCGTCGCCCTGGCGTCGGGCAACGTGATCACGCTGCCGGTGGCCAATAGCGACAAATTTTTGAGCGATATCGCGTATACCTGCGAAACGCTCTACCCACGGCCGAAGCTGCTGATTCTCTGCTACCCCCACAATCCCTCGAGTGTGGTCGTGGAGCAGGGCTTCTACGACGAGGTGGTGAAGCTTGCCAAAAAGTATGGCCTGATGGTCATTAGCGACTTCGCCTACGCCGACGTGGCGTTCGACGGTTACCATCCGCCGAGTTTCCTGGCCTCGAAGGGGGCGATCGACGTCGGCGTCGAGTTCACCACCATGAGCAAAGGCTACAACATGGCTGGCTGGCGAATCGGCTTTTGCTGCGGCAATCGCGAGATGATCCAGGCCCTCGCGACCATCAAAGGCTACTACGACTACGGCATGTTCCAGGCGATCCAGATTGCCGCGATCGTCGCCCTGCGCCATACCGACGCCGCGGTCGAGGAGCAATCGGTCATCTACCAGGGCCGCCGCGACACGCTGTGCGACGGCCTCGCCCGCATGGGCTGGGAGCCGAACGTGCCGAAGGCCGGCATGTTTGTCTGGCAGCCGATTCCCGAGCCCTGGCGGAGCCGGATGAGCACCATGGACTTCGCGATGATGCTGCTGGAGAAGGGCAACGTGGCAGTCAGCCCCGGCAGCGGCTTTGGCCCCGCCGGCGAAGGATTCCTGCGAATGAGCCTGGTAGAGAACGAAAACCGCCTGAAACAAGCGGTGCGGCACATCAAGCAATGCCTGAAGGAAGCCGAGGACGAATGGACCGCCAAAGGCGAAGTGACTACCGAAGCAGGAAAACCATAA
- the carA gene encoding glutamine-hydrolyzing carbamoyl-phosphate synthase small subunit, with product MTAKLALEDGTVYTGTSIGADGEVDGEVCFNTSMTGYQEILTDPSYRGQIVTMTYPQIGNYGCNTEDLESQRPHLSGFVVREHSRVRSNFRSEKRLSDYLEDHGVVAIESIDTRALVRKLRSEGAMRGVLSTVDLDDASLVAKAKASPGLVGRDLVQEVAAREAHEWNEPLSSWTLLNPDARKSASNSPHVVAMDFGMKWNIPRHLVDGGCRVTVVPGSYNAEQILELSPDGVFLSNGPGDPEPIEYAIHTIRDLVEKKPVFGICLGHQLLSLACGAKTFKMKFGHRGANQPVHDLTTGKVEITSQNHGFAVDESTLPDSLEVTHRSLNDQTIEGVQHRELPAFSVQYHPEASSGPHDSHYLFERFFAAMQA from the coding sequence ATGACTGCTAAACTTGCGCTCGAAGACGGAACCGTATACACCGGCACCTCGATTGGTGCCGATGGCGAGGTGGATGGCGAGGTCTGTTTCAATACCTCGATGACCGGGTACCAGGAGATTCTCACCGATCCGAGCTACCGTGGGCAGATCGTCACGATGACCTACCCGCAGATCGGCAATTACGGCTGCAACACCGAGGATCTGGAGAGTCAGCGGCCGCATTTGTCGGGCTTTGTGGTCCGCGAGCATAGCCGGGTGCGGAGCAATTTTCGTAGCGAGAAGCGGCTGAGCGACTACCTGGAGGATCACGGAGTGGTCGCGATTGAGTCGATAGACACGCGGGCGCTAGTGCGCAAGCTGCGATCCGAGGGAGCCATGCGGGGCGTGCTGTCGACCGTCGACCTCGACGACGCCAGCCTGGTGGCCAAAGCCAAGGCGAGCCCGGGCCTGGTGGGCCGCGATCTGGTGCAGGAAGTCGCCGCTCGCGAAGCCCACGAGTGGAACGAGCCGCTGAGCAGCTGGACGTTGCTAAACCCCGACGCCCGGAAATCGGCCAGCAACAGCCCGCACGTGGTAGCCATGGACTTCGGCATGAAGTGGAATATTCCCCGCCATCTGGTCGACGGTGGATGCCGGGTGACCGTGGTGCCAGGCAGCTACAACGCCGAGCAGATCCTGGAACTCAGCCCCGATGGGGTGTTCCTGTCGAATGGCCCTGGCGACCCCGAGCCCATCGAGTACGCGATCCATACGATTCGCGACCTGGTCGAGAAGAAGCCGGTGTTCGGCATCTGCCTTGGTCACCAGTTGCTGTCGCTCGCCTGCGGCGCGAAGACGTTCAAGATGAAGTTTGGCCATCGCGGCGCCAACCAGCCGGTGCACGACCTGACCACCGGCAAGGTAGAGATCACCTCGCAGAACCACGGCTTCGCCGTGGACGAGTCGACCCTGCCCGACTCGCTGGAAGTAACGCACCGCAGCCTGAACGACCAAACGATCGAAGGGGTGCAACATCGAGAGTTACCGGCATTTTCGGTACAATACCACCCCGAAGCCTCGAGCGGCCCGCACGACAGTCATTATCTTTTTGAACGGTTCTTTGCCGCGATGCAGGCATAA
- a CDS encoding M48 family metalloprotease yields the protein MARISFPIPTSRRGQRSYRSSSGRNMFGVGRGGSRGSGLKMRLIIAAGIAIFALISYYGNPGDKNQITGEVERVAMADEREEEALGLQAAPQMIEQHGGESPREFHRRRVSDMGKRLLAGLNDYIVERSQDLGEPLDNPYEFKFHLLADSRTVNAFALPGGQVFITEALYARLETDGQLAGVLGHEIGHVIERHGNKRMAQQSLFSGLAAAAGAAGGDESSARMAQAAAQMISMSYGRDDELESDKWGVRLCVLAGYDPNAMVGLMRILDEASPGGGPPEMLSTHPKPANRVQYIQQVIEQEYPNGLPPGLEP from the coding sequence ATGGCCCGCATTAGTTTTCCGATTCCTACGTCCCGCCGGGGCCAGCGTAGCTATCGCTCGTCGAGTGGTCGCAACATGTTTGGTGTCGGCCGCGGGGGCTCGCGAGGTAGCGGGCTGAAGATGCGGCTGATCATCGCTGCGGGCATCGCCATCTTTGCGCTGATCTCCTACTACGGAAACCCTGGCGACAAGAATCAAATCACCGGCGAAGTCGAGCGGGTCGCCATGGCCGACGAGCGCGAGGAAGAAGCCCTCGGCCTGCAAGCGGCTCCGCAGATGATCGAGCAACACGGCGGCGAAAGCCCCCGCGAGTTCCATCGTCGACGAGTAAGCGACATGGGCAAGCGACTCTTGGCCGGGCTGAACGACTACATCGTCGAGCGCAGCCAGGATCTCGGCGAGCCGCTCGATAACCCCTACGAGTTCAAGTTCCACCTGCTGGCCGATTCCCGCACCGTGAACGCGTTCGCCCTGCCAGGCGGGCAGGTGTTCATTACCGAGGCCCTTTACGCTCGGCTGGAGACCGATGGCCAACTGGCCGGCGTGCTTGGGCATGAGATCGGTCACGTGATCGAACGCCATGGCAACAAGCGGATGGCCCAGCAGTCGCTCTTCAGCGGACTGGCGGCCGCGGCCGGGGCCGCCGGCGGCGACGAAAGCTCCGCCCGCATGGCCCAGGCGGCCGCGCAGATGATCAGCATGAGCTACGGTCGCGACGACGAACTCGAGTCGGACAAGTGGGGCGTGCGACTCTGCGTGCTCGCGGGGTACGACCCCAACGCGATGGTCGGCCTGATGCGCATTCTCGACGAAGCCAGCCCCGGCGGCGGGCCACCCGAGATGCTCAGCACGCACCCCAAACCTGCCAACCGTGTGCAGTACATCCAGCAGGTGATCGAACAGGAATACCCCAACGGCTTGCCACCAGGTCTCGAGCCGTGA
- a CDS encoding putative molybdenum carrier protein produces MTHRDSPLAVVTIVSGGQTGADRAALDFAIEHRLPHDGWCPRGRRAEDGPLDLRYQLRETASTNYEVRTRQNVEDSDGTAVFSIAPRPSGGTALTLRFARESQRPLLHLARNAHPLFGTADAIRTDAERLCEFLVEHQIRRLNIAGPRGSQEPTIGTYVWSVLASALASE; encoded by the coding sequence GTGACGCACCGCGACTCTCCGCTGGCGGTCGTTACCATTGTGTCGGGCGGGCAAACGGGGGCCGATCGCGCGGCGCTCGACTTTGCCATCGAGCATCGCTTGCCGCACGATGGCTGGTGCCCGCGCGGCCGACGAGCCGAGGATGGTCCGCTCGACCTTCGCTACCAGCTTCGCGAAACCGCGTCGACCAACTACGAAGTGCGCACTCGGCAGAACGTGGAAGATAGCGACGGCACCGCGGTGTTCAGCATCGCTCCCCGCCCCTCCGGCGGCACGGCCCTCACCCTGCGTTTCGCCCGCGAGTCGCAGCGTCCGCTGTTGCACCTGGCCCGCAACGCCCACCCGCTGTTCGGCACCGCCGACGCCATCCGCACCGACGCGGAGCGACTCTGTGAGTTCCTCGTCGAGCACCAGATCCGCCGACTCAACATCGCCGGCCCCCGCGGCTCGCAGGAACCAACCATCGGCACCTACGTGTGGTCGGTGCTCGCGTCGGCCTTAGCGAGCGAGTGA
- a CDS encoding RNA polymerase sigma factor has protein sequence MPTSVDDLARCRLVAQLLDRHGAALALYAAQWTDEPDDCLQEALIELAGLSELPQQPIAWLYCVVRRRAINTARGQQRRTLHEQHAWQQRLTGTLKPGERAELLTAVAELPELLREVVLLKTWGNLTFDEMAEVLGKSSSSLHREYGRAIQVLRNEWDTPCEKTTNAQ, from the coding sequence ATGCCAACCTCAGTCGACGATCTTGCGCGATGTCGACTGGTGGCCCAGTTGCTCGATCGGCACGGGGCGGCCCTTGCCCTGTACGCGGCTCAATGGACCGACGAGCCCGACGACTGCTTGCAGGAAGCGCTGATCGAACTGGCCGGACTCTCCGAGTTACCCCAGCAACCGATCGCCTGGCTGTACTGCGTGGTGCGGCGGCGGGCGATCAATACCGCACGCGGCCAGCAGCGTCGTACGTTGCATGAGCAACACGCTTGGCAGCAGCGACTCACCGGCACCCTGAAGCCCGGAGAACGTGCCGAGCTACTGACCGCGGTCGCCGAGCTGCCGGAGCTGCTTCGCGAAGTGGTGCTGCTGAAGACCTGGGGCAATCTAACGTTCGACGAAATGGCCGAGGTGCTGGGCAAGTCGTCCAGCAGCTTGCACCGCGAGTATGGTCGAGCGATTCAAGTTCTGCGTAACGAATGGGACACGCCATGCGAGAAGACGACCAACGCCCAGTAG
- a CDS encoding phosphatidylinositol-specific phospholipase C/glycerophosphodiester phosphodiesterase family protein — translation MVLLRFLCSVTLVLLLATSAVGEDPTPLPKAHAHNDYYHNPPLIDALDHGFCSVEADIFFLQGKLLVGHSLLELDERRTLEAAYLEPLKARVEANDGRVFKEGPPFMLLIDIKQDAAATYAELERVLANYRDMLSRWEDGEYHQGAIQIVISGDRPRREIKASNPRYVGIDGRVGDLDSSDAADLMPLISDRWGSHFEWNGKGEIPAAERDKLRRIVAQAHDKQRRVRFWATPETPEMWQQLLDADVDHINTDKLDKLQSFLLEADPQLPTEQPQPEQPSAGE, via the coding sequence ATGGTTTTGCTCCGCTTTCTCTGCTCGGTGACTCTTGTGCTGCTCCTGGCGACCTCGGCCGTGGGAGAGGACCCCACTCCGCTGCCAAAAGCTCACGCGCACAACGATTATTACCACAATCCTCCGCTGATCGACGCGCTCGACCATGGGTTCTGCAGTGTCGAGGCCGACATCTTCTTCCTGCAGGGCAAGCTGCTGGTGGGGCATAGCCTGCTGGAACTCGACGAACGCCGGACGCTCGAAGCCGCGTACCTCGAGCCGCTCAAGGCACGGGTCGAAGCCAACGACGGGCGGGTGTTCAAGGAGGGGCCTCCCTTCATGTTGCTGATTGATATTAAACAGGACGCCGCGGCGACCTACGCCGAGCTCGAGCGGGTGCTGGCCAACTACCGCGACATGCTTAGCCGCTGGGAAGATGGCGAGTACCACCAGGGCGCCATCCAGATCGTCATCTCGGGCGACCGGCCCCGACGCGAAATCAAGGCCAGCAACCCCCGCTACGTCGGTATCGATGGCCGCGTTGGCGACCTCGACTCAAGCGACGCCGCGGATTTGATGCCGCTGATTAGCGACCGCTGGGGTTCGCACTTCGAGTGGAATGGCAAAGGCGAGATACCTGCCGCCGAGCGCGACAAGCTCCGCCGGATCGTCGCCCAGGCGCACGACAAACAGCGTCGCGTGCGATTCTGGGCCACGCCCGAAACTCCGGAAATGTGGCAGCAGCTTCTCGATGCCGATGTGGACCACATCAACACCGATAAGCTCGATAAACTGCAATCGTTCTTGCTCGAAGCCGATCCTCAGCTGCCAACCGAGCAGCCGCAGCCTGAACAGCCGTCCGCTGGCGAATGA
- a CDS encoding formylglycine-generating enzyme family protein, translated as MQVTSLSTSLYPHWQRLSQHAWSAAALLVFACGFILGNVYLMAIAGVALCAIWRQVGVVAARNVHRLVTSHGALLPSEQRADYRRTSLRGGGLPPEEDPSESPVESVSEHRARKSGGKEKTTGDLVNRMIDQGRYALLLRHETASQLSDEELAVVLSEMDQQMSVIPEGRVLVGEYAERATWGTSPVSADCPGLVHTEGCYLDRYCVTNEQFQYFVDDCGYEQFQLWPEEALPALFEFVDRTGVPAPAGWTSGQFPDGWERLPVVGISWYEATAYARWVGKRLPTDAEWTKAGAWPVETSPGRVTQRRYPWGDTFEARRALLWSAGARGPQPVDAFEAGSSLGGVVQLIGNVWEWTSSSLDATSRDQATGDGHSMNVLHGGAFNTYFENQATCHFRSGERPLARRSNIGFRLALSFDVVADQEFGDGGASSVDDPSATDSSIDS; from the coding sequence ATGCAAGTCACGTCCCTATCAACATCGCTCTATCCGCACTGGCAACGACTCTCGCAACATGCGTGGTCGGCTGCCGCCCTTCTCGTGTTTGCGTGTGGGTTTATCCTTGGCAACGTCTACCTCATGGCCATCGCTGGTGTCGCCTTGTGCGCCATCTGGCGGCAGGTCGGCGTGGTGGCTGCGCGCAACGTTCATCGGCTGGTCACCAGCCATGGTGCGCTGTTGCCTTCGGAGCAACGCGCCGACTATCGCCGCACCTCGCTCCGCGGCGGTGGGTTGCCCCCCGAGGAAGATCCCTCCGAGTCCCCGGTCGAGAGTGTGTCGGAGCATCGGGCACGCAAGTCGGGTGGCAAAGAGAAGACCACCGGCGATCTGGTGAATCGCATGATTGATCAAGGGCGCTACGCGCTACTGCTCCGTCATGAGACCGCCTCGCAACTGTCGGACGAAGAACTGGCCGTCGTGCTGTCGGAAATGGATCAGCAGATGTCGGTCATTCCCGAAGGGCGAGTCCTTGTTGGCGAGTACGCCGAACGGGCTACCTGGGGTACTTCGCCGGTGTCGGCCGATTGCCCGGGTCTGGTGCACACCGAAGGTTGCTACCTCGACCGCTACTGCGTCACCAACGAGCAATTCCAGTACTTTGTCGACGACTGTGGCTACGAGCAATTCCAGCTCTGGCCCGAAGAAGCCTTGCCGGCTTTGTTCGAGTTTGTCGACCGCACCGGGGTGCCTGCGCCGGCTGGCTGGACCAGTGGACAATTCCCCGATGGCTGGGAGCGTTTGCCTGTAGTTGGCATCAGTTGGTACGAAGCCACCGCTTACGCACGGTGGGTTGGCAAGCGTTTGCCGACCGATGCCGAGTGGACCAAAGCAGGTGCCTGGCCAGTAGAGACTTCGCCGGGACGAGTCACTCAACGACGTTACCCCTGGGGCGACACGTTCGAGGCTCGTCGCGCCTTGCTGTGGTCGGCCGGCGCTCGCGGCCCGCAACCGGTCGATGCGTTCGAAGCCGGCTCGTCGCTCGGTGGTGTCGTGCAACTGATCGGCAACGTTTGGGAGTGGACCAGTTCGTCGCTCGATGCGACGAGTCGCGATCAAGCGACCGGCGATGGTCACTCGATGAACGTGCTGCATGGAGGAGCGTTCAACACCTACTTTGAAAATCAGGCGACTTGCCACTTCCGAAGTGGCGAACGCCCCTTGGCTCGACGTTCGAATATCGGCTTCCGCTTGGCGCTGTCGTTCGACGTAGTAGCCGACCAGGAATTTGGAGATGGCGGTGCTTCGTCGGTGGATGACCCATCGGCAACCGACTCCTCCATCGACTCCTAG
- a CDS encoding alpha-L-fucosidase yields MFTPFESEAMKRTLTLCLLLSCLLVTATKSAMAAEPAAPAAAEQVEPMTTPEREQRMEWWRDARFGMFVHWGLYSGLAGTWEGKPVGERGGMEWIQYRVRADTDTYAERALPLSKPTENFAEQWAKLAKQAGCKYLVFTTKHHDGFALHDSAVSDFDAGSKLDRDLVKEIVDACRAEGLRVGFYHSVIDWHHDQYEYEKSNQLPHPLKGKPYPNGERDHAKYQEYLHAQVKELTTNYGPVDILWWDYSATDFQGEEAWRAFELMDLVRNKQPQVIMNNRLFRIPEAGWTSMQMTGVAAQLNPKYGDFVTPEQHVPDRGLPGVDWETCMTMNTTWGYSRHDQAWKPNDQLVHTLIDIASKGGNFLLNIGPTGDGTVPPESIEGMQAIGKWMETNSESIYGTTASPCDAPAWGRITTKGDTLYLHVFDWPESGELTVPVEATAEECTLLADAATKFAVSSSDAGLTVKLTGEAVDPYATVLKLKLTEPIESK; encoded by the coding sequence ATGTTTACTCCGTTCGAAAGCGAAGCGATGAAACGAACCCTCACACTCTGCTTACTCCTTAGTTGCTTGCTAGTCACTGCGACCAAATCCGCGATGGCCGCCGAACCAGCCGCGCCGGCCGCTGCGGAACAAGTGGAACCGATGACCACTCCCGAGCGGGAGCAACGCATGGAGTGGTGGCGCGACGCCCGCTTCGGCATGTTCGTCCACTGGGGACTCTACTCCGGCCTGGCAGGCACCTGGGAAGGCAAACCGGTCGGCGAGCGCGGCGGCATGGAATGGATTCAGTACCGTGTGCGGGCCGACACCGATACCTACGCCGAGCGGGCGCTGCCGTTGTCCAAGCCGACGGAGAACTTCGCCGAGCAATGGGCCAAGCTGGCCAAGCAGGCGGGCTGCAAGTACCTGGTGTTCACCACCAAGCATCACGATGGCTTCGCGCTGCACGACTCGGCGGTGAGCGACTTCGACGCGGGCTCGAAGCTCGATCGCGATCTGGTGAAAGAGATTGTCGACGCCTGCCGCGCCGAGGGGCTACGCGTTGGCTTCTATCATTCGGTGATCGACTGGCATCACGATCAGTACGAGTACGAAAAGTCGAACCAGTTGCCTCATCCGCTCAAAGGCAAGCCGTATCCCAACGGAGAACGCGACCATGCGAAGTACCAGGAGTACTTGCACGCCCAGGTGAAGGAACTCACCACGAACTACGGGCCAGTCGACATTCTCTGGTGGGACTACAGCGCGACCGACTTTCAAGGCGAAGAAGCCTGGCGGGCTTTCGAGCTGATGGACCTGGTGCGGAATAAGCAGCCGCAAGTGATCATGAACAACCGGCTGTTCCGCATCCCCGAAGCGGGTTGGACCAGCATGCAAATGACCGGCGTCGCCGCCCAGCTGAATCCCAAGTATGGCGACTTCGTCACGCCCGAGCAGCACGTGCCCGATCGGGGGCTTCCCGGAGTCGACTGGGAAACCTGCATGACGATGAACACCACGTGGGGCTATAGTCGTCACGATCAGGCGTGGAAACCCAACGATCAACTGGTGCATACGCTGATCGATATCGCCTCGAAGGGGGGCAACTTTCTGCTGAATATCGGCCCCACCGGCGACGGAACCGTACCGCCGGAGAGCATCGAAGGGATGCAGGCCATCGGCAAATGGATGGAGACCAACAGCGAGTCGATCTACGGCACCACCGCCAGCCCATGCGATGCACCAGCGTGGGGACGCATTACCACCAAGGGCGATACGCTCTACCTGCACGTGTTCGATTGGCCCGAGAGCGGCGAGCTGACCGTGCCGGTCGAAGCGACTGCTGAGGAGTGCACGCTGCTGGCCGACGCGGCGACCAAGTTTGCCGTGTCGTCGAGCGACGCCGGGCTGACAGTGAAGCTCACCGGTGAGGCTGTCGACCCGTACGCGACCGTATTGAAACTAAAGCTCACCGAGCCGATCGAAAGCAAGTAG
- a CDS encoding TRAFAC clade GTPase domain-containing protein → MPTLSRLPIDTYLLAGQAAPLACAICNHENRVSAEHCHICAAPLSISRINADLKRPAQLIGCVGASNTGKTTYLGMLMDMLMRDSGSLKATLLGPQSISLQQSTTTALSAGWYPDKTSRDPEHTCWVHCRVDCGRRRKRTDVVFADFAGDAYIEELARPGSYPAIRALLGKCSAIMVMADAQRLQAGEHDDDYVSLKMLSLIDEQSSKEKKRNWCNRGKTQPLALVLTKADATPACAEDPVTFAENHASALWQDCRRRFPNTKVFAASVTGATGYKLIGGRRCRVPLRVEPHGVLDPFGWLIEQLA, encoded by the coding sequence ATGCCTACCCTGTCTCGCTTACCGATCGATACCTACCTGCTCGCAGGTCAGGCTGCCCCGTTGGCATGTGCCATTTGTAATCACGAGAATCGTGTGTCGGCCGAACACTGCCACATTTGCGCCGCGCCGTTGTCGATCTCGCGAATCAATGCCGACCTGAAGCGCCCTGCGCAACTCATCGGCTGCGTGGGAGCTAGCAACACTGGCAAGACTACTTACCTCGGCATGTTGATGGACATGCTGATGCGCGATTCCGGGTCGCTGAAGGCGACCCTGCTAGGGCCGCAGTCCATCTCGTTGCAACAGTCGACCACCACCGCGTTGTCGGCCGGGTGGTACCCCGACAAAACGAGCCGCGACCCCGAACACACCTGCTGGGTGCATTGTCGTGTAGATTGTGGGCGCCGCCGCAAGCGTACTGATGTGGTATTTGCCGATTTTGCGGGCGACGCCTATATCGAAGAGTTGGCACGTCCCGGTAGCTATCCGGCGATCCGTGCCCTGCTGGGTAAGTGCTCGGCCATCATGGTGATGGCCGACGCCCAGCGGTTACAAGCAGGCGAACACGATGACGATTACGTTTCGCTCAAAATGCTGTCTTTAATAGATGAGCAGTCGAGCAAGGAGAAAAAACGCAACTGGTGTAATCGCGGCAAAACGCAGCCGCTGGCACTCGTACTCACCAAGGCCGACGCGACACCTGCGTGTGCCGAAGACCCCGTGACGTTTGCCGAAAACCACGCCAGTGCCTTGTGGCAGGACTGCCGCCGGCGTTTCCCGAACACCAAGGTGTTTGCCGCTTCGGTAACGGGAGCCACCGGCTACAAGCTGATCGGCGGCCGCCGGTGCCGAGTGCCATTGCGGGTAGAACCCCATGGCGTTCTCGATCCATTTGGTTGGCTGATCGAACAACTTGCCTAG